One genomic region from Osmerus eperlanus chromosome 6, fOsmEpe2.1, whole genome shotgun sequence encodes:
- the nfkb2 gene encoding nuclear factor NF-kappa-B p100 subunit isoform X2, protein MSGALRMDDSQYNMKIFENEFMNLPYDLMPPVDIKIEPYIPETAHGPYIQIIEEPKQRGFRFRYECEGPSHGGLPGASSERNRRTYPTVKVNNYVGHARVEVQLVTHSDPPRVHAHSLVGRHCSESGICTVDVGPNELTASFSNLGILHVTKRGVVEMLVKRLREEKKRQKGQHNHITDPEEQAITKEAKELGKAMDLNIVRLMFTAYLQDSNGGFSRALKPVVSNPIYDSKSPNASNLKISRMDKTCGSVMGGDEIFLLCDKVQKDDIEIRFYEEEEEGGWEAFGDFSPTDVHKQYAIVFKTPQYHSTEIERPVTVFLQLKRKKGGDCSDPKQFTYKPQDQDKEEVQRKKQKPLPHPYDPGRGGSLGGNWPQGRGGAGGFGGGAGGGGGEGGFQFNHQINGGGFYGGGFGGFGGGTQMSGPAPQAGENQQQGGQAAGQTGLLLQRQLFQIAASLQSRASQTARQTAGALLQYCSTGDVTVLLAMQRHLCGVQDENGDTPLHLAIIHQQTAVIQQLIHTILRTQQHKIINRPNHLNQSPLHLAVITRQPKVVEVLLRAGADPTLLDLDGRTSLHLAALAADDVCLRVLLGHLGERYAHLVNMADYHGLHPLHLAVRKGGERCLRLLVEGGAKINAPEQKSGCSALHLAVRGNLFKVACSLITDLKADVNMCTFGGNTPLHLAASLGSPILCSMLVAAGADKNLENDEPLFSSSSSSDEEQEEDERERGSGGQAEATSQTLSPERKLANTRKRPATGHTPLDLAKCRKVRNLLESRQSPKPSQHNTKTPPSTSKEGESQALDEETLTKLCEILSLGDVPWRQLAEKLGMLTLAHLYQESPSPCHNLLHNYKLGGGPVEGLVDALQSMGLTDGVRLLRQAELRVDKQSRDSTVDSGFGSQPMNQEMEEPAMASQ, encoded by the exons gATGGATGACAGTCAGTACAACatgaaaatatttgaaaatgaG TTTATGAATTTACCATACGACCTCATGCCCCCTGTGGACATCAAGATTGAGCCTTACATCCCTGAAACAG CTCATGGACCCTACATTCAAATCATCGAGGAGCCCAAACAA agaggATTCAGATTCCGCTATGAGTGTGAGGGTCCATCTCATGGAGGGCTGCCTGGGGCGTCTagtgagaggaacaggagaacctACCCTACTGTTAAG gTGAATAACTATGTTGGCCATGCCAGGGTAGAGGTGCAGCTGGTGACACACTCAGACCCTCCCCGTGTTCATGCCCACAGTCTGGTGGGGAGACACTGCTCCGAGAGCGGCATATGCACGGTGGACGTGGGCCCCAACGAACTCACTGCCTC gTTCAGTAACCTGGGCATCCTGCATGTTACcaagagaggggtggtggagatgTTGGTCAAGAGActcagagaagagaagaagagacagaaaggcCAGCACAACCACATCACAG ATCCAGAGGAACAGGCCATTACAAAAGAAGCCAAGGAGCTGGGCAAAGCTATGGACCTGAACATTGTCAGGTTAATGTTCACAGCCTACCTCCAGGACAGCAATGGGGGATTCTCTAGGGCCCTGAAGCCTGTGGTCTCCAACCCCATCTATGACAGCA AATCGCCCAACGCCTCCAATCTGAAGATCTCCCGCATGGACAAGACCTGTGGCTCAGTGATGGGAGGAGATGAGATATTCCTGCTGTGTGACAAGGTCCAGAAAG ATGATATTGAGATTCGTTTttatgaagaggaagaggaagggggctgggaaGCCTTTGGGGACTTCTCCCCAACCGATGTTCACAAACAG TACGCCATTGTATTCAAAACGCCGCAGTACCACAGCACAGAGATTGAGCGTCCCGTCACCGTGTTCCTGCagctgaagaggaagaagggaggagactgCAGCGACCCCAAACAGTTCACCTACAAGCCACAGGACCAAG ACAAAGAAGAGGTTCAGAGGAAAAAGCAGAAGCCTCTGCCACACCCCTATGATCCAGGAAGAGGCGGGTCTCTGGGCGGGAACTGGCCacaaggaaggggaggagccggGGGATTTGGAGGTGgcgctggaggaggtggaggagaaggag GCTTCCAGTTCAACCATCAGATTAATGGAGGAGGCTTCTATGGAGGTGGGTTTGGAGGCTTCGGAGGAGGGACCCAAATGTCAGGCCCCGCCCCACAGGCAGGGGAGAACCAGCAGCAGGGGGGACAGGCGGCTGGACAGACAGGCTTACTACTACAAAGGCAACTCTTCCAGATAG cTGCCTCTCTGCAGAGCAGGGCcagtcagacagccaggcagacagcagGGGCGCTGCTCCAGTACTGCAGCACTGGGGACGTAACGGTCCTTCTGGCAATGCAGAGACACCTATGTGGAGTCCAGGACGAGAACGGAGACAC GCCTTTGCACTTGGCGATCATTCACCAGCAGACCGCAGTGATTCAGCAGTTGATCCACACTATCCTCCGCACCCAGCAACACAAGATTATCAACAGACCCAACCATCTCAACCAG AGCCCCCTCCACCTGGCTGTGATCACCAGGCAGCCCAAGGTTGTGGAGGTGCTTCTCAGGGCGGGGGCTGACCCCACCCTGCTGGATCTGGACGGTcgcacctccctccacctggctGCGCTGGCCGCGGACGACGTCTGCCTCCGCGTCCTGCTGGGGCACCTGGGCGAACGCTACGCCCACCTGGTCAACATGGCCGACTACCACG GTCTGCACCCTCTCCACCTTgctgtgaggaagggaggagagcgcTGCCTGCGTCTGCTGGTGGAGGGCGGGGCTAAGATCAATGCCCCAGAGCAAAAGAGCGGATGCTCCGCCCTCCACCTGGCCGTCAGGGGAAATCTCTTCAAAGTGGCCTGCAGTCTAATCACAGAT CTAAAGGCAGATGTGAACATGTGCACGTTTGGAGggaacacccctctccaccttgCGGCCAGCCTGGGCTCCCCCATCCTCTGCTCCATGCTCGTCGCCGCGG GTGCTGACAAGAACCTGGAAAACGATGAGCctctcttctccagctcctcttcctcagacgaagaacaggaagaggacGAACGCGAGAGAGGAAGCGGAGGACAAGCAGAGGCGACATCACAGACGCTCTCGCCCGAGAGAAAGCTCGCGAACACCCGCAAGAGACCAGCCACCGGACACACGCCATTAGACCTGGCCAAATGCCGAAAG GTGAGAAATCTTCTGGAGTCTAGACAGAGCCCCAAGCCCagccaacacaacaccaagacACCTCCATCCACGAGTAAAGAAG gagagagtcaggctctGGACGAGGAGACTCTCACTAAACTGTGTGAGATCCTGAGTCTGGGAGACGTGCCCTGGAGACAGTTGGCGGAGAAGCTGGGCATGCTCACACTGGCACACCTGTACCAGGAGAGCCCCTCGCCCTGCCACAACCTGCTGCACAATTACAAG ctGGGTGGAGGTCCAGTTGAGGGGCTGGTGGATGCTCTCCAGTCTATGGGTTTGACTGATGGAGTCCGGTTACTGAGACAAGCTGAGCTGAGAGTTGATAAACAAAGCAGAG ATAGCACAGTAGACAGCGGCTTCGGTAGTCAACCAATGAatcaggagatggaggagccaGCCATGGCCAGTCAGTAA
- the nfkb2 gene encoding nuclear factor NF-kappa-B p100 subunit isoform X3, translating into MDDSQYNMKIFENEQFMNLPYDLMPPVDIKIEPYIPETAHGPYIQIIEEPKQRGFRFRYECEGPSHGGLPGASSERNRRTYPTVKVNNYVGHARVEVQLVTHSDPPRVHAHSLVGRHCSESGICTVDVGPNELTASFSNLGILHVTKRGVVEMLVKRLREEKKRQKGQHNHITDPEEQAITKEAKELGKAMDLNIVRLMFTAYLQDSNGGFSRALKPVVSNPIYDSKSPNASNLKISRMDKTCGSVMGGDEIFLLCDKVQKDDIEIRFYEEEEEGGWEAFGDFSPTDVHKQYAIVFKTPQYHSTEIERPVTVFLQLKRKKGGDCSDPKQFTYKPQDQDKEEVQRKKQKPLPHPYDPGRGGSLGGNWPQGRGGAGGFGGGAGGGGGEGGFQFNHQINGGGFYGGGFGGFGGGTQMSGPAPQAGENQQQGGQAAGQTGLLLQRQLFQIAASLQSRASQTARQTAGALLQYCSTGDVTVLLAMQRHLCGVQDENGDTPLHLAIIHQQTAVIQQLIHTILRTQQHKIINRPNHLNQSPLHLAVITRQPKVVEVLLRAGADPTLLDLDGRTSLHLAALAADDVCLRVLLGHLGERYAHLVNMADYHGLHPLHLAVRKGGERCLRLLVEGGAKINAPEQKSGCSALHLAVRGNLFKVACSLITDLKADVNMCTFGGNTPLHLAASLGSPILCSMLVAAGADKNLENDEPLFSSSSSSDEEQEEDERERGSGGQAEATSQTLSPERKLANTRKRPATGHTPLDLAKCRKVRNLLESRQSPKPSQHNTKTPPSTSKEGESQALDEETLTKLCEILSLGDVPWRQLAEKLGMLTLAHLYQESPSPCHNLLHNYKLGGGPVEGLVDALQSMGLTDGVRLLRQAELRVDKQSRDSTVDSGFGSQPMNQEMEEPAMASQ; encoded by the exons ATGGATGACAGTCAGTACAACatgaaaatatttgaaaatgaG CAGTTTATGAATTTACCATACGACCTCATGCCCCCTGTGGACATCAAGATTGAGCCTTACATCCCTGAAACAG CTCATGGACCCTACATTCAAATCATCGAGGAGCCCAAACAA agaggATTCAGATTCCGCTATGAGTGTGAGGGTCCATCTCATGGAGGGCTGCCTGGGGCGTCTagtgagaggaacaggagaacctACCCTACTGTTAAG gTGAATAACTATGTTGGCCATGCCAGGGTAGAGGTGCAGCTGGTGACACACTCAGACCCTCCCCGTGTTCATGCCCACAGTCTGGTGGGGAGACACTGCTCCGAGAGCGGCATATGCACGGTGGACGTGGGCCCCAACGAACTCACTGCCTC gTTCAGTAACCTGGGCATCCTGCATGTTACcaagagaggggtggtggagatgTTGGTCAAGAGActcagagaagagaagaagagacagaaaggcCAGCACAACCACATCACAG ATCCAGAGGAACAGGCCATTACAAAAGAAGCCAAGGAGCTGGGCAAAGCTATGGACCTGAACATTGTCAGGTTAATGTTCACAGCCTACCTCCAGGACAGCAATGGGGGATTCTCTAGGGCCCTGAAGCCTGTGGTCTCCAACCCCATCTATGACAGCA AATCGCCCAACGCCTCCAATCTGAAGATCTCCCGCATGGACAAGACCTGTGGCTCAGTGATGGGAGGAGATGAGATATTCCTGCTGTGTGACAAGGTCCAGAAAG ATGATATTGAGATTCGTTTttatgaagaggaagaggaagggggctgggaaGCCTTTGGGGACTTCTCCCCAACCGATGTTCACAAACAG TACGCCATTGTATTCAAAACGCCGCAGTACCACAGCACAGAGATTGAGCGTCCCGTCACCGTGTTCCTGCagctgaagaggaagaagggaggagactgCAGCGACCCCAAACAGTTCACCTACAAGCCACAGGACCAAG ACAAAGAAGAGGTTCAGAGGAAAAAGCAGAAGCCTCTGCCACACCCCTATGATCCAGGAAGAGGCGGGTCTCTGGGCGGGAACTGGCCacaaggaaggggaggagccggGGGATTTGGAGGTGgcgctggaggaggtggaggagaaggag GCTTCCAGTTCAACCATCAGATTAATGGAGGAGGCTTCTATGGAGGTGGGTTTGGAGGCTTCGGAGGAGGGACCCAAATGTCAGGCCCCGCCCCACAGGCAGGGGAGAACCAGCAGCAGGGGGGACAGGCGGCTGGACAGACAGGCTTACTACTACAAAGGCAACTCTTCCAGATAG cTGCCTCTCTGCAGAGCAGGGCcagtcagacagccaggcagacagcagGGGCGCTGCTCCAGTACTGCAGCACTGGGGACGTAACGGTCCTTCTGGCAATGCAGAGACACCTATGTGGAGTCCAGGACGAGAACGGAGACAC GCCTTTGCACTTGGCGATCATTCACCAGCAGACCGCAGTGATTCAGCAGTTGATCCACACTATCCTCCGCACCCAGCAACACAAGATTATCAACAGACCCAACCATCTCAACCAG AGCCCCCTCCACCTGGCTGTGATCACCAGGCAGCCCAAGGTTGTGGAGGTGCTTCTCAGGGCGGGGGCTGACCCCACCCTGCTGGATCTGGACGGTcgcacctccctccacctggctGCGCTGGCCGCGGACGACGTCTGCCTCCGCGTCCTGCTGGGGCACCTGGGCGAACGCTACGCCCACCTGGTCAACATGGCCGACTACCACG GTCTGCACCCTCTCCACCTTgctgtgaggaagggaggagagcgcTGCCTGCGTCTGCTGGTGGAGGGCGGGGCTAAGATCAATGCCCCAGAGCAAAAGAGCGGATGCTCCGCCCTCCACCTGGCCGTCAGGGGAAATCTCTTCAAAGTGGCCTGCAGTCTAATCACAGAT CTAAAGGCAGATGTGAACATGTGCACGTTTGGAGggaacacccctctccaccttgCGGCCAGCCTGGGCTCCCCCATCCTCTGCTCCATGCTCGTCGCCGCGG GTGCTGACAAGAACCTGGAAAACGATGAGCctctcttctccagctcctcttcctcagacgaagaacaggaagaggacGAACGCGAGAGAGGAAGCGGAGGACAAGCAGAGGCGACATCACAGACGCTCTCGCCCGAGAGAAAGCTCGCGAACACCCGCAAGAGACCAGCCACCGGACACACGCCATTAGACCTGGCCAAATGCCGAAAG GTGAGAAATCTTCTGGAGTCTAGACAGAGCCCCAAGCCCagccaacacaacaccaagacACCTCCATCCACGAGTAAAGAAG gagagagtcaggctctGGACGAGGAGACTCTCACTAAACTGTGTGAGATCCTGAGTCTGGGAGACGTGCCCTGGAGACAGTTGGCGGAGAAGCTGGGCATGCTCACACTGGCACACCTGTACCAGGAGAGCCCCTCGCCCTGCCACAACCTGCTGCACAATTACAAG ctGGGTGGAGGTCCAGTTGAGGGGCTGGTGGATGCTCTCCAGTCTATGGGTTTGACTGATGGAGTCCGGTTACTGAGACAAGCTGAGCTGAGAGTTGATAAACAAAGCAGAG ATAGCACAGTAGACAGCGGCTTCGGTAGTCAACCAATGAatcaggagatggaggagccaGCCATGGCCAGTCAGTAA
- the nfkb2 gene encoding nuclear factor NF-kappa-B p100 subunit isoform X1 — MSGALRMDDSQYNMKIFENEQFMNLPYDLMPPVDIKIEPYIPETAHGPYIQIIEEPKQRGFRFRYECEGPSHGGLPGASSERNRRTYPTVKVNNYVGHARVEVQLVTHSDPPRVHAHSLVGRHCSESGICTVDVGPNELTASFSNLGILHVTKRGVVEMLVKRLREEKKRQKGQHNHITDPEEQAITKEAKELGKAMDLNIVRLMFTAYLQDSNGGFSRALKPVVSNPIYDSKSPNASNLKISRMDKTCGSVMGGDEIFLLCDKVQKDDIEIRFYEEEEEGGWEAFGDFSPTDVHKQYAIVFKTPQYHSTEIERPVTVFLQLKRKKGGDCSDPKQFTYKPQDQDKEEVQRKKQKPLPHPYDPGRGGSLGGNWPQGRGGAGGFGGGAGGGGGEGGFQFNHQINGGGFYGGGFGGFGGGTQMSGPAPQAGENQQQGGQAAGQTGLLLQRQLFQIAASLQSRASQTARQTAGALLQYCSTGDVTVLLAMQRHLCGVQDENGDTPLHLAIIHQQTAVIQQLIHTILRTQQHKIINRPNHLNQSPLHLAVITRQPKVVEVLLRAGADPTLLDLDGRTSLHLAALAADDVCLRVLLGHLGERYAHLVNMADYHGLHPLHLAVRKGGERCLRLLVEGGAKINAPEQKSGCSALHLAVRGNLFKVACSLITDLKADVNMCTFGGNTPLHLAASLGSPILCSMLVAAGADKNLENDEPLFSSSSSSDEEQEEDERERGSGGQAEATSQTLSPERKLANTRKRPATGHTPLDLAKCRKVRNLLESRQSPKPSQHNTKTPPSTSKEGESQALDEETLTKLCEILSLGDVPWRQLAEKLGMLTLAHLYQESPSPCHNLLHNYKLGGGPVEGLVDALQSMGLTDGVRLLRQAELRVDKQSRDSTVDSGFGSQPMNQEMEEPAMASQ, encoded by the exons gATGGATGACAGTCAGTACAACatgaaaatatttgaaaatgaG CAGTTTATGAATTTACCATACGACCTCATGCCCCCTGTGGACATCAAGATTGAGCCTTACATCCCTGAAACAG CTCATGGACCCTACATTCAAATCATCGAGGAGCCCAAACAA agaggATTCAGATTCCGCTATGAGTGTGAGGGTCCATCTCATGGAGGGCTGCCTGGGGCGTCTagtgagaggaacaggagaacctACCCTACTGTTAAG gTGAATAACTATGTTGGCCATGCCAGGGTAGAGGTGCAGCTGGTGACACACTCAGACCCTCCCCGTGTTCATGCCCACAGTCTGGTGGGGAGACACTGCTCCGAGAGCGGCATATGCACGGTGGACGTGGGCCCCAACGAACTCACTGCCTC gTTCAGTAACCTGGGCATCCTGCATGTTACcaagagaggggtggtggagatgTTGGTCAAGAGActcagagaagagaagaagagacagaaaggcCAGCACAACCACATCACAG ATCCAGAGGAACAGGCCATTACAAAAGAAGCCAAGGAGCTGGGCAAAGCTATGGACCTGAACATTGTCAGGTTAATGTTCACAGCCTACCTCCAGGACAGCAATGGGGGATTCTCTAGGGCCCTGAAGCCTGTGGTCTCCAACCCCATCTATGACAGCA AATCGCCCAACGCCTCCAATCTGAAGATCTCCCGCATGGACAAGACCTGTGGCTCAGTGATGGGAGGAGATGAGATATTCCTGCTGTGTGACAAGGTCCAGAAAG ATGATATTGAGATTCGTTTttatgaagaggaagaggaagggggctgggaaGCCTTTGGGGACTTCTCCCCAACCGATGTTCACAAACAG TACGCCATTGTATTCAAAACGCCGCAGTACCACAGCACAGAGATTGAGCGTCCCGTCACCGTGTTCCTGCagctgaagaggaagaagggaggagactgCAGCGACCCCAAACAGTTCACCTACAAGCCACAGGACCAAG ACAAAGAAGAGGTTCAGAGGAAAAAGCAGAAGCCTCTGCCACACCCCTATGATCCAGGAAGAGGCGGGTCTCTGGGCGGGAACTGGCCacaaggaaggggaggagccggGGGATTTGGAGGTGgcgctggaggaggtggaggagaaggag GCTTCCAGTTCAACCATCAGATTAATGGAGGAGGCTTCTATGGAGGTGGGTTTGGAGGCTTCGGAGGAGGGACCCAAATGTCAGGCCCCGCCCCACAGGCAGGGGAGAACCAGCAGCAGGGGGGACAGGCGGCTGGACAGACAGGCTTACTACTACAAAGGCAACTCTTCCAGATAG cTGCCTCTCTGCAGAGCAGGGCcagtcagacagccaggcagacagcagGGGCGCTGCTCCAGTACTGCAGCACTGGGGACGTAACGGTCCTTCTGGCAATGCAGAGACACCTATGTGGAGTCCAGGACGAGAACGGAGACAC GCCTTTGCACTTGGCGATCATTCACCAGCAGACCGCAGTGATTCAGCAGTTGATCCACACTATCCTCCGCACCCAGCAACACAAGATTATCAACAGACCCAACCATCTCAACCAG AGCCCCCTCCACCTGGCTGTGATCACCAGGCAGCCCAAGGTTGTGGAGGTGCTTCTCAGGGCGGGGGCTGACCCCACCCTGCTGGATCTGGACGGTcgcacctccctccacctggctGCGCTGGCCGCGGACGACGTCTGCCTCCGCGTCCTGCTGGGGCACCTGGGCGAACGCTACGCCCACCTGGTCAACATGGCCGACTACCACG GTCTGCACCCTCTCCACCTTgctgtgaggaagggaggagagcgcTGCCTGCGTCTGCTGGTGGAGGGCGGGGCTAAGATCAATGCCCCAGAGCAAAAGAGCGGATGCTCCGCCCTCCACCTGGCCGTCAGGGGAAATCTCTTCAAAGTGGCCTGCAGTCTAATCACAGAT CTAAAGGCAGATGTGAACATGTGCACGTTTGGAGggaacacccctctccaccttgCGGCCAGCCTGGGCTCCCCCATCCTCTGCTCCATGCTCGTCGCCGCGG GTGCTGACAAGAACCTGGAAAACGATGAGCctctcttctccagctcctcttcctcagacgaagaacaggaagaggacGAACGCGAGAGAGGAAGCGGAGGACAAGCAGAGGCGACATCACAGACGCTCTCGCCCGAGAGAAAGCTCGCGAACACCCGCAAGAGACCAGCCACCGGACACACGCCATTAGACCTGGCCAAATGCCGAAAG GTGAGAAATCTTCTGGAGTCTAGACAGAGCCCCAAGCCCagccaacacaacaccaagacACCTCCATCCACGAGTAAAGAAG gagagagtcaggctctGGACGAGGAGACTCTCACTAAACTGTGTGAGATCCTGAGTCTGGGAGACGTGCCCTGGAGACAGTTGGCGGAGAAGCTGGGCATGCTCACACTGGCACACCTGTACCAGGAGAGCCCCTCGCCCTGCCACAACCTGCTGCACAATTACAAG ctGGGTGGAGGTCCAGTTGAGGGGCTGGTGGATGCTCTCCAGTCTATGGGTTTGACTGATGGAGTCCGGTTACTGAGACAAGCTGAGCTGAGAGTTGATAAACAAAGCAGAG ATAGCACAGTAGACAGCGGCTTCGGTAGTCAACCAATGAatcaggagatggaggagccaGCCATGGCCAGTCAGTAA
- the nfkb2 gene encoding nuclear factor NF-kappa-B p100 subunit isoform X4: MDDSQYNMKIFENEFMNLPYDLMPPVDIKIEPYIPETAHGPYIQIIEEPKQRGFRFRYECEGPSHGGLPGASSERNRRTYPTVKVNNYVGHARVEVQLVTHSDPPRVHAHSLVGRHCSESGICTVDVGPNELTASFSNLGILHVTKRGVVEMLVKRLREEKKRQKGQHNHITDPEEQAITKEAKELGKAMDLNIVRLMFTAYLQDSNGGFSRALKPVVSNPIYDSKSPNASNLKISRMDKTCGSVMGGDEIFLLCDKVQKDDIEIRFYEEEEEGGWEAFGDFSPTDVHKQYAIVFKTPQYHSTEIERPVTVFLQLKRKKGGDCSDPKQFTYKPQDQDKEEVQRKKQKPLPHPYDPGRGGSLGGNWPQGRGGAGGFGGGAGGGGGEGGFQFNHQINGGGFYGGGFGGFGGGTQMSGPAPQAGENQQQGGQAAGQTGLLLQRQLFQIAASLQSRASQTARQTAGALLQYCSTGDVTVLLAMQRHLCGVQDENGDTPLHLAIIHQQTAVIQQLIHTILRTQQHKIINRPNHLNQSPLHLAVITRQPKVVEVLLRAGADPTLLDLDGRTSLHLAALAADDVCLRVLLGHLGERYAHLVNMADYHGLHPLHLAVRKGGERCLRLLVEGGAKINAPEQKSGCSALHLAVRGNLFKVACSLITDLKADVNMCTFGGNTPLHLAASLGSPILCSMLVAAGADKNLENDEPLFSSSSSSDEEQEEDERERGSGGQAEATSQTLSPERKLANTRKRPATGHTPLDLAKCRKVRNLLESRQSPKPSQHNTKTPPSTSKEGESQALDEETLTKLCEILSLGDVPWRQLAEKLGMLTLAHLYQESPSPCHNLLHNYKLGGGPVEGLVDALQSMGLTDGVRLLRQAELRVDKQSRDSTVDSGFGSQPMNQEMEEPAMASQ, encoded by the exons ATGGATGACAGTCAGTACAACatgaaaatatttgaaaatgaG TTTATGAATTTACCATACGACCTCATGCCCCCTGTGGACATCAAGATTGAGCCTTACATCCCTGAAACAG CTCATGGACCCTACATTCAAATCATCGAGGAGCCCAAACAA agaggATTCAGATTCCGCTATGAGTGTGAGGGTCCATCTCATGGAGGGCTGCCTGGGGCGTCTagtgagaggaacaggagaacctACCCTACTGTTAAG gTGAATAACTATGTTGGCCATGCCAGGGTAGAGGTGCAGCTGGTGACACACTCAGACCCTCCCCGTGTTCATGCCCACAGTCTGGTGGGGAGACACTGCTCCGAGAGCGGCATATGCACGGTGGACGTGGGCCCCAACGAACTCACTGCCTC gTTCAGTAACCTGGGCATCCTGCATGTTACcaagagaggggtggtggagatgTTGGTCAAGAGActcagagaagagaagaagagacagaaaggcCAGCACAACCACATCACAG ATCCAGAGGAACAGGCCATTACAAAAGAAGCCAAGGAGCTGGGCAAAGCTATGGACCTGAACATTGTCAGGTTAATGTTCACAGCCTACCTCCAGGACAGCAATGGGGGATTCTCTAGGGCCCTGAAGCCTGTGGTCTCCAACCCCATCTATGACAGCA AATCGCCCAACGCCTCCAATCTGAAGATCTCCCGCATGGACAAGACCTGTGGCTCAGTGATGGGAGGAGATGAGATATTCCTGCTGTGTGACAAGGTCCAGAAAG ATGATATTGAGATTCGTTTttatgaagaggaagaggaagggggctgggaaGCCTTTGGGGACTTCTCCCCAACCGATGTTCACAAACAG TACGCCATTGTATTCAAAACGCCGCAGTACCACAGCACAGAGATTGAGCGTCCCGTCACCGTGTTCCTGCagctgaagaggaagaagggaggagactgCAGCGACCCCAAACAGTTCACCTACAAGCCACAGGACCAAG ACAAAGAAGAGGTTCAGAGGAAAAAGCAGAAGCCTCTGCCACACCCCTATGATCCAGGAAGAGGCGGGTCTCTGGGCGGGAACTGGCCacaaggaaggggaggagccggGGGATTTGGAGGTGgcgctggaggaggtggaggagaaggag GCTTCCAGTTCAACCATCAGATTAATGGAGGAGGCTTCTATGGAGGTGGGTTTGGAGGCTTCGGAGGAGGGACCCAAATGTCAGGCCCCGCCCCACAGGCAGGGGAGAACCAGCAGCAGGGGGGACAGGCGGCTGGACAGACAGGCTTACTACTACAAAGGCAACTCTTCCAGATAG cTGCCTCTCTGCAGAGCAGGGCcagtcagacagccaggcagacagcagGGGCGCTGCTCCAGTACTGCAGCACTGGGGACGTAACGGTCCTTCTGGCAATGCAGAGACACCTATGTGGAGTCCAGGACGAGAACGGAGACAC GCCTTTGCACTTGGCGATCATTCACCAGCAGACCGCAGTGATTCAGCAGTTGATCCACACTATCCTCCGCACCCAGCAACACAAGATTATCAACAGACCCAACCATCTCAACCAG AGCCCCCTCCACCTGGCTGTGATCACCAGGCAGCCCAAGGTTGTGGAGGTGCTTCTCAGGGCGGGGGCTGACCCCACCCTGCTGGATCTGGACGGTcgcacctccctccacctggctGCGCTGGCCGCGGACGACGTCTGCCTCCGCGTCCTGCTGGGGCACCTGGGCGAACGCTACGCCCACCTGGTCAACATGGCCGACTACCACG GTCTGCACCCTCTCCACCTTgctgtgaggaagggaggagagcgcTGCCTGCGTCTGCTGGTGGAGGGCGGGGCTAAGATCAATGCCCCAGAGCAAAAGAGCGGATGCTCCGCCCTCCACCTGGCCGTCAGGGGAAATCTCTTCAAAGTGGCCTGCAGTCTAATCACAGAT CTAAAGGCAGATGTGAACATGTGCACGTTTGGAGggaacacccctctccaccttgCGGCCAGCCTGGGCTCCCCCATCCTCTGCTCCATGCTCGTCGCCGCGG GTGCTGACAAGAACCTGGAAAACGATGAGCctctcttctccagctcctcttcctcagacgaagaacaggaagaggacGAACGCGAGAGAGGAAGCGGAGGACAAGCAGAGGCGACATCACAGACGCTCTCGCCCGAGAGAAAGCTCGCGAACACCCGCAAGAGACCAGCCACCGGACACACGCCATTAGACCTGGCCAAATGCCGAAAG GTGAGAAATCTTCTGGAGTCTAGACAGAGCCCCAAGCCCagccaacacaacaccaagacACCTCCATCCACGAGTAAAGAAG gagagagtcaggctctGGACGAGGAGACTCTCACTAAACTGTGTGAGATCCTGAGTCTGGGAGACGTGCCCTGGAGACAGTTGGCGGAGAAGCTGGGCATGCTCACACTGGCACACCTGTACCAGGAGAGCCCCTCGCCCTGCCACAACCTGCTGCACAATTACAAG ctGGGTGGAGGTCCAGTTGAGGGGCTGGTGGATGCTCTCCAGTCTATGGGTTTGACTGATGGAGTCCGGTTACTGAGACAAGCTGAGCTGAGAGTTGATAAACAAAGCAGAG ATAGCACAGTAGACAGCGGCTTCGGTAGTCAACCAATGAatcaggagatggaggagccaGCCATGGCCAGTCAGTAA